A region from the Beduinella massiliensis genome encodes:
- a CDS encoding helix-turn-helix domain-containing protein has product MKNYTGFLIRRERLRQNLSQEGLCRGICAVSYLSKIEQGLVTPGAEIIEQLFRALGIRYMEDPILFKRAKSELRTFFERFFLYVLKEEDGAWLDEHQPALAESALDLPLRLFHLYRAAYADDQMAMEAEIEALNPFLSYLNDDQLFLYHFGRALLRGDDEARENAFLGAQRLRPCSCVQYHRADFDFLRGRYVQAAQEAEQAYQLASEEGNGYIMLYASALLGMSYANQHHYPFMMRYFRRALALSQSLAPDFAGQVLYNIGATCLELNRYDEALTALNASLEYPFEKDASALLTYHKLAIVHTQLGNVEEACQYLSKAEALCTPETPDIYRRILCVAKMRLTTDYLSNPEYTALLRGIYDESEEALHFGFKQFHGSFLIEAYVHQRRYKDALTVSREISEFSFNSPISIDE; this is encoded by the coding sequence ATGAAAAACTACACAGGGTTTCTCATCCGGCGCGAGCGGCTGCGGCAGAATCTTTCCCAGGAAGGCCTTTGCCGGGGGATTTGCGCGGTTTCCTATCTCAGCAAGATCGAGCAGGGGCTCGTCACGCCGGGCGCGGAGATTATCGAACAGCTTTTTCGTGCGCTCGGCATCCGATATATGGAGGATCCCATCCTCTTTAAGCGCGCAAAATCCGAGCTGCGCACGTTTTTTGAGCGTTTTTTTCTCTACGTTTTAAAGGAGGAGGACGGCGCTTGGCTGGACGAACATCAGCCAGCGCTTGCCGAGTCTGCACTGGATCTTCCGCTGCGCCTGTTTCATCTCTACCGCGCCGCTTATGCAGACGATCAGATGGCTATGGAGGCTGAAATCGAAGCATTAAACCCGTTTCTCTCCTACCTGAACGACGACCAGCTCTTCCTCTACCACTTTGGGCGGGCGCTGCTTCGGGGCGACGACGAAGCGCGGGAAAATGCCTTTCTTGGCGCGCAGCGTCTGCGCCCCTGCTCCTGTGTCCAATATCACCGCGCGGACTTTGACTTCCTGCGCGGCCGGTATGTGCAGGCCGCGCAGGAAGCGGAGCAGGCCTACCAGCTTGCCTCAGAAGAAGGCAACGGCTATATCATGCTTTACGCAAGCGCTCTTCTCGGGATGAGCTATGCCAACCAGCACCATTATCCGTTCATGATGCGCTATTTTCGCCGGGCGCTTGCGCTATCGCAAAGCCTTGCGCCTGACTTCGCCGGACAGGTATTGTACAACATCGGGGCTACCTGTTTGGAGCTGAACCGGTACGACGAGGCGCTGACAGCGCTCAACGCCTCCCTTGAATACCCCTTCGAGAAAGACGCCTCCGCGCTGCTCACCTATCATAAGCTCGCCATCGTCCATACTCAGCTAGGCAATGTAGAGGAGGCATGTCAATATCTTTCCAAGGCGGAGGCCCTGTGCACCCCTGAGACGCCCGACATTTACCGACGCATCCTGTGCGTGGCAAAGATGCGCCTGACGACCGATTATCTCTCCAACCCCGAATACACCGCGCTACTGCGTGGGATATACGACGAATCCGAGGAAGCGCTGCACTTTGGCTTCAAGCAGTTCCACGGTTCTTTTTTAATCGAAGCCTATGTACACCAGCGCCGGTATAAGGACGCGTTGACCGTGTCACGTGAGATATCCGAATTTTCTTTCAATTCGCCTATTAGCATAGATGAATAG
- a CDS encoding rod shape-determining protein MreB, whose protein sequence is MRFFGIHAPDIGIDLGTSNVRIYVKGKGIVLSEPSLLVVREDASREVLAVGEDARLLLGRTPGDIQTIRPVRDGVIVDFEMAEIMLHYFIRKAVGTHYMIKPRVVISVPSVISTVERRAVGEAVRMAGARSIQVVEHPLSAALGTGLPVYEPEGSLVVDIGGGTSEIAVISLGGLVVSRSLRVAGDKMDEAIAAMFKKENNMLIGDRAAEDLKLDLGGAIVRQDDARRALVRGRDMVTSLPMTVEVSAIKIGEALQGPIAEIVASIKWVLERTPPELAGDVMRSGIYLTGGIAQLPDLDHLIASELGIAVSVARNPSESVILGAGHLADNIELLDSIGKGDAMRD, encoded by the coding sequence ATGCGCTTTTTTGGCATTCACGCGCCGGATATCGGCATTGACCTGGGCACGTCCAACGTGCGCATCTATGTAAAAGGGAAGGGGATCGTACTCAGCGAGCCCTCGCTGCTCGTCGTGCGGGAGGACGCCTCGCGCGAGGTGCTCGCGGTGGGCGAGGACGCGCGGCTTCTGCTGGGCCGGACGCCCGGGGATATTCAGACCATTCGCCCGGTGCGCGACGGCGTCATCGTGGATTTTGAAATGGCGGAGATCATGCTCCATTACTTTATCCGCAAGGCGGTCGGCACACATTACATGATCAAGCCGCGCGTGGTCATCAGCGTGCCCAGCGTCATCAGCACGGTGGAGCGCCGGGCGGTAGGTGAGGCGGTGCGCATGGCGGGCGCGCGTTCCATCCAGGTGGTGGAGCATCCGCTCTCCGCGGCGCTCGGAACAGGCCTTCCGGTTTACGAGCCGGAGGGCAGTCTTGTCGTGGATATCGGCGGCGGCACGAGTGAAATCGCTGTGATTTCGCTGGGCGGACTGGTCGTCTCGCGCTCGCTTCGCGTGGCGGGCGACAAGATGGACGAGGCGATTGCCGCCATGTTCAAGAAGGAAAACAACATGTTGATCGGCGACCGGGCGGCGGAGGACCTCAAGCTCGACCTTGGCGGGGCGATCGTCCGCCAGGACGACGCGCGCCGCGCGCTGGTGCGCGGACGCGACATGGTGACGAGCCTGCCGATGACGGTGGAGGTGAGCGCGATAAAGATCGGCGAGGCCCTGCAGGGGCCGATCGCGGAGATCGTCGCATCCATCAAATGGGTGCTGGAACGCACGCCGCCGGAGCTCGCGGGCGACGTCATGCGCAGCGGCATCTATTTGACGGGCGGCATCGCGCAACTTCCGGATTTGGATCACCTGATCGCATCCGAGCTGGGCATTGCGGTATCCGTAGCGCGCAATCCGTCGGAGAGCGTCATCCTCGGCGCCGGGCATCTGGCAGACAACATCGAGCTGCTGGACAGCATCGGCAAGGGCGACGCGATGCGCGATTAA
- a CDS encoding FtsW/RodA/SpoVE family cell cycle protein → MHFANDRLSKPHFDWQLFVAAYALAIFGVLAVTITNYDPSLGADRSIIELVMDSYNGRWQAAFVLVSFVAVGGMMSINYQFLGRVWPFLYVANVALLTLVLASEAITGMKGWFSIIWDRTIQPSELAKVAIIISLSKELSRHEKPVPTLRYFMRLCIHIGIPLMLIIAQPDIGTMLVFVVIFFSLLLVSGFPMKYWLALVGAGVVVCIAAGFMLQSTGNWRWLRLTAFVNPEADPTGSGFQTLQAMTAVGAGGMTGVGMFKEGTLTQLNFVPENHTDFIFSSVAETMGFVGCIILLVLYAFVIYRMLRLSYHTSDRFGRLVIVGVASMLIFHMFENIGMNIGVMPITGIPLPFISYGGSNLIANMAGIGLVLNVTRRKPITRVMDAT, encoded by the coding sequence TTGCATTTTGCCAATGATCGGCTGTCCAAGCCGCATTTCGACTGGCAGCTGTTCGTCGCGGCCTACGCGCTGGCGATTTTCGGCGTGCTGGCCGTTACGATTACCAACTACGACCCCTCCCTGGGAGCGGACCGCTCGATCATCGAGCTGGTCATGGATTCCTACAACGGCCGATGGCAGGCGGCTTTCGTGCTCGTCAGCTTTGTGGCCGTCGGCGGCATGATGTCCATCAACTATCAGTTCCTCGGCCGCGTCTGGCCCTTCCTGTACGTGGCCAACGTCGCCCTGCTTACGCTGGTGCTTGCGTCCGAGGCGATCACGGGCATGAAGGGCTGGTTCTCCATCATCTGGGATCGAACCATTCAGCCCTCCGAGCTGGCGAAGGTCGCAATCATCATCTCCCTGTCCAAGGAGCTTTCGCGCCATGAAAAGCCGGTGCCTACGCTGCGCTATTTCATGCGGCTGTGCATCCATATCGGTATTCCGTTGATGCTTATCATCGCACAGCCGGACATCGGCACGATGCTGGTGTTCGTCGTCATCTTCTTTTCGCTGCTTCTGGTTTCGGGCTTCCCGATGAAGTATTGGCTGGCGCTTGTGGGCGCGGGCGTCGTCGTCTGCATCGCGGCGGGTTTTATGCTGCAATCCACGGGCAACTGGCGCTGGCTGCGGCTGACGGCCTTCGTCAACCCGGAGGCGGATCCGACCGGTTCGGGCTTTCAGACGCTGCAGGCGATGACCGCGGTTGGCGCGGGCGGAATGACCGGCGTGGGCATGTTTAAGGAAGGTACGCTGACGCAGCTCAACTTCGTGCCCGAAAACCATACGGACTTCATCTTTTCTTCCGTCGCGGAGACGATGGGCTTTGTGGGGTGTATCATCCTGCTGGTACTCTACGCCTTCGTGATATACCGGATGCTCCGCCTTTCCTACCATACGTCGGATCGCTTCGGACGGCTGGTTATTGTGGGCGTGGCGAGCATGCTGATCTTTCATATGTTTGAAAACATCGGCATGAACATCGGCGTCATGCCCATTACGGGCATCCCGCTGCCGTTTATCAGTTATGGCGGCTCCAACCTCATCGCGAACATGGCGGGCATCGGCCTGGTGCTCAACGTGACGAGGCGCAAGCCGATCACGCGCGTCATGGACGCAACCTGA
- a CDS encoding P-loop NTPase: MACVWAFLSGKGGTGKSTVALCAAAGLALAGQRAVLVDADAGVRNLDMMLGMENKIVFDMLDVIEEEATLGQALTAVKDVPGLTLLCASQTRDPGAMTGDAFHRLLQMLSRRFEHVVVDCPTGIGPIAQEAMASSDEAVIVTTPDDIAMRDADRTAGLISQRGGARTRVVVNRVRGDYVKRGLQYPPATVAASLDAKLLCAVPEDEEILQCTLQRVLPLRGSGEGAKALSRIAAQMLGEAESAPEKKGLFARLTRS; encoded by the coding sequence ATGGCGTGTGTCTGGGCATTTTTGTCCGGCAAGGGAGGGACGGGCAAGTCGACGGTCGCATTGTGCGCGGCCGCGGGACTAGCTCTTGCAGGGCAGCGCGCCGTGCTGGTGGACGCGGACGCGGGCGTGCGCAACCTGGACATGATGCTCGGCATGGAGAACAAGATTGTCTTCGACATGCTGGATGTCATCGAGGAGGAAGCGACGCTCGGCCAGGCGCTGACGGCCGTGAAGGACGTGCCAGGGCTCACGCTGCTGTGCGCGTCGCAGACGCGCGATCCTGGGGCCATGACGGGCGACGCCTTTCACAGGCTATTGCAGATGCTTTCTCGCCGCTTTGAACACGTGGTGGTCGATTGCCCGACCGGCATCGGCCCCATCGCGCAGGAGGCTATGGCTTCGTCGGATGAGGCGGTCATCGTGACCACGCCCGACGACATCGCCATGCGGGACGCGGACCGAACCGCGGGGCTCATCTCACAGCGCGGCGGGGCGCGCACGCGCGTCGTGGTTAACCGTGTGCGCGGGGACTACGTAAAGCGGGGGCTTCAATACCCGCCCGCGACCGTGGCAGCTTCGCTGGACGCGAAGTTGCTTTGCGCGGTGCCGGAGGACGAGGAAATCCTGCAGTGCACGCTGCAGCGCGTCCTGCCGCTTCGGGGCTCCGGCGAGGGAGCGAAGGCGCTCTCGCGCATCGCCGCCCAAATGCTGGGCGAAGCGGAATCAGCGCCGGAAAAGAAGGGCCTATTCGCGCGCCTGACTCGATCGTAG
- a CDS encoding rod shape-determining protein MreD: MSKFLRMTAVVYLSYIIQTSVFRYLAIANVQPDILACALAALVFYGGTYEGFCAGAAFGLLMDTAVGQVAGLYMILYPLMGYVAARMRMGFEPMLVEKAAPKRRAGRKLLLSIVICMAITLMRESVFMIYTYLNGVDLTMRHAGRVLLCTVYSGVVCVLIIKMTNAVMHYQRPRFRKGKEADTDV; this comes from the coding sequence ATGTCAAAATTTCTTAGGATGACGGCGGTCGTATATCTTTCCTACATCATACAGACGAGCGTGTTCAGGTATCTCGCCATTGCGAACGTGCAGCCCGACATCCTGGCCTGTGCGCTCGCAGCGCTCGTCTTCTACGGCGGCACCTACGAGGGATTCTGTGCCGGAGCGGCGTTCGGCCTGCTGATGGATACCGCGGTCGGGCAGGTGGCGGGCCTTTACATGATCCTGTATCCGCTGATGGGCTACGTCGCCGCGCGCATGCGCATGGGGTTTGAGCCAATGCTCGTAGAAAAAGCGGCGCCTAAGCGCCGCGCGGGAAGAAAACTACTGCTTTCAATCGTTATTTGTATGGCGATTACGTTGATGCGCGAGAGCGTGTTCATGATCTACACGTATCTTAACGGCGTAGACCTTACGATGCGGCATGCCGGGCGCGTGCTGCTGTGCACGGTGTATTCAGGCGTCGTCTGCGTCCTGATCATCAAGATGACGAACGCCGTCATGCACTATCAACGGCCCAGATTTCGCAAGGGCAAAGAAGCAGATACGGACGTATGA
- the mreC gene encoding rod shape-determining protein MreC, translating to MIKFLRVVFVILLVLVMAFGIFTQYVGRENPAENVLSSIITPIQSLVSRSLSAVSDYMAKLKLRSNIEYEYNRLKAQNDELILKSLLYDEEVNKNERLSNMMGAYNANTDMNPVLAHVVASETGNWFSTFTIDVGSRDGVKTEMAVITAEGLIGHVYEVFDTTSKVITIIDTNSSIAALIESSRDQGIVKGTLGVNGEPMCRMYYLPLDNVPRPGDSVITSGVGLPFPKGLLIGYVRESTRSMEENKHYIVVEPAADFQHIEEVLVLRYEPTVELMPEGYNEDETIIVSPPTPRPQVTIDSSNIVSTPVPLPDAPGRPTATPDPSVTPTPAPDDMPDELDEGAQVTDEADEMFPEF from the coding sequence TTGATCAAATTCCTGCGCGTCGTATTTGTCATCCTGCTGGTGCTGGTGATGGCATTCGGCATCTTTACGCAATACGTGGGCAGGGAAAACCCGGCGGAAAACGTCCTCTCGTCGATTATCACGCCGATTCAGAGCCTGGTATCCCGTTCTCTTTCCGCCGTGAGCGACTATATGGCGAAGCTGAAGCTGCGCAGCAACATCGAATACGAGTACAACAGGTTAAAGGCTCAAAACGACGAGCTTATCCTCAAGTCGCTACTGTACGACGAGGAGGTCAACAAGAACGAACGCCTCAGCAACATGATGGGCGCTTACAACGCCAACACGGATATGAACCCCGTGCTCGCGCACGTCGTGGCGAGCGAAACGGGCAACTGGTTTTCAACCTTCACCATCGACGTTGGATCGCGCGACGGCGTGAAGACCGAGATGGCCGTCATTACGGCTGAGGGCCTGATCGGTCACGTATACGAGGTCTTCGACACCACGTCGAAGGTCATCACCATCATCGACACCAACTCCTCCATCGCGGCGCTGATCGAATCCAGCCGCGACCAGGGCATCGTCAAGGGGACGCTCGGCGTCAACGGGGAGCCGATGTGCCGCATGTATTATCTGCCGCTGGACAACGTGCCGCGCCCCGGCGACTCGGTCATCACCTCCGGCGTCGGCCTGCCCTTTCCCAAGGGCCTGCTGATCGGCTACGTGCGCGAAAGCACGCGCTCCATGGAGGAGAACAAGCATTACATCGTCGTGGAACCTGCGGCGGATTTTCAGCACATCGAGGAAGTGCTGGTGCTTCGCTATGAACCGACGGTCGAATTGATGCCGGAAGGTTACAACGAGGACGAAACGATCATCGTTTCGCCGCCGACCCCGCGTCCGCAGGTGACCATCGACTCCTCCAACATCGTATCCACGCCGGTGCCGCTGCCGGATGCTCCCGGCCGGCCCACGGCTACGCCCGATCCCTCCGTTACGCCGACGCCCGCGCCGGACGATATGCCGGACGAACTGGACGAGGGCGCGCAGGTGACCGACGAGGCCGACGAGATGTTCCCCGAATTTTAA
- a CDS encoding cation:proton antiporter, with amino-acid sequence MNILLAVSLALIVGLLFSRIIRLIHLPNVTAYLVGGLLVGPSVLGIIPKEAAQALSILTDVALGFIAYSIGAEFKLSYLKQIGSKPIIITLFEGLCAVAFVDVALILMGFPLPLCLMLGAIAAATAPAATLMVVRQYKARGPVCSMLLPVVAMDDALCLMAFSISSAIAAALHSGNALTLQSMLVSPLVQIVGSLLLGAAIGFAQTLAARFFHSRGNMLALAISSVLAGLALCEMWNLSSLLVCMMIGAVMINVSPASSKIIEQCDRFTPPLFMLFFVLSGADLDLSVLPTVGLLGISYLIFRSAGKWLGAFIGSSLVKAEPNVRKYLGYTLLPQAGVAIGMTQLAMKVIPEYGPTVRAVILAGTLVYELVGPVITKVALTKAGEIASAPKVQKASA; translated from the coding sequence ATGAACATCCTGCTCGCCGTATCCCTTGCACTCATCGTAGGCCTTCTATTCAGCCGCATCATTCGGCTGATTCATCTTCCCAATGTGACCGCTTATCTGGTCGGCGGCCTGCTCGTCGGCCCCTCTGTGCTTGGCATCATCCCCAAGGAGGCCGCGCAGGCTCTTTCGATCCTGACAGACGTGGCGCTCGGCTTTATCGCCTATTCCATCGGCGCGGAATTCAAGCTCAGCTATCTGAAGCAGATCGGTTCAAAACCCATCATCATCACGCTCTTTGAAGGCCTCTGCGCCGTCGCGTTCGTCGACGTCGCCCTGATTTTGATGGGCTTCCCCCTTCCGCTGTGCTTGATGCTCGGCGCCATCGCCGCCGCGACGGCCCCCGCCGCCACGCTGATGGTGGTGCGTCAATACAAGGCGCGCGGCCCCGTGTGCAGCATGCTGTTGCCCGTCGTCGCGATGGACGACGCGCTGTGCCTAATGGCCTTCAGTATTTCCAGCGCCATTGCCGCCGCCCTGCACAGCGGAAACGCGCTCACGCTGCAGAGCATGCTCGTTTCCCCGCTCGTTCAAATCGTGGGTTCCCTGCTTCTGGGCGCGGCAATCGGCTTTGCGCAGACCCTCGCCGCCCGCTTCTTTCACTCGCGCGGCAACATGCTGGCGTTGGCCATCTCTTCCGTGCTCGCGGGCCTCGCTCTGTGCGAAATGTGGAATCTATCCTCTCTTTTGGTCTGCATGATGATCGGTGCGGTGATGATCAACGTCAGCCCTGCGTCCAGCAAGATCATCGAACAGTGCGACCGCTTCACCCCGCCGCTGTTCATGCTCTTCTTCGTTCTTTCCGGCGCGGATCTCGACCTCTCCGTATTGCCGACCGTCGGTCTGCTGGGTATCAGTTACCTGATCTTCCGCAGCGCGGGCAAATGGCTGGGCGCGTTCATCGGTTCCTCGCTCGTAAAGGCCGAGCCGAACGTGCGCAAGTATTTGGGCTACACCCTGCTGCCGCAGGCGGGCGTTGCGATCGGCATGACGCAGCTCGCGATGAAGGTCATCCCCGAATATGGCCCCACGGTGCGTGCGGTCATTCTCGCAGGAACGCTCGTCTATGAACTCGTGGGGCCGGTCATTACGAAGGTCGCGCTGACGAAGGCGGGAGAGATCGCCTCCGCTCCCAAGGTACAGAAGGCTAGTGCCTGA
- a CDS encoding penicillin-binding transpeptidase domain-containing protein — protein MNKYRGRYIFLGAITAILFTILIVQLANLQIRNADIYAEKAQGKKTKTITSRGDRGTITDANSMTLAYDKKVYNVQFYRDPTWKPGKDADGNDISAYGQYTQAIIDTIEIVERYGGTIESSFSLVLDEATGLWDFDWGDVKESVKEKRESMWRSNFYMTKTGKQELFTKLCERYKIPESLSLERKIQILGIWETMQMNAFLTSPITIASDVSWETVIEIETRALTLDGISVGVTTKRVYPNNTLACHVLGYVGKIQNADTYNNTLKDKGYSLSDLIGLDGVEKTMEDWLTPNTTERQGKRIVEIDRYGTVSRELSSSEPKNGNNVKLTIDSGLQRVAETALESTINEIRAKQEEQMLNPSWLEENKKDLQGTDRDFEANPIKLAEKGAAVVVDMQGRVLALASYPPYDPNAFIVGGEAAADILLDTRNPLLNYAIGSRDTPGSIFKMVTGTAALATGLLGPYEQISDDGYYTKYDKTNPPKCWININQKWQHANQTIKEGLNHSCNYFFYELASRLYEAGNNDLYKYAALYGLTTLTGIDLPGELRSYVGSQATLYDPQKAINASEQATWRPYLVSNQIKNHLKSIGKERGMTFDEAKLDTAVKSLMDMAVATNQTDWVRNIRTILMEELDMSQSLVYLQAVVGDIYLALNEIKWGGSEAIMVGVGQSITSVTPVALARYVAAVANNGTVYDLSLIDSITSPEGEVISRGQPVVAAELTEAKPYLTLLRQGMKGVVDDGGTAAKYFKNFKYESDIAVKTGTAEKTKIDLENNAWMVGFAPYENPEIAVVVYVPNGYGGARVSPAMKSIIEYYMDQRTITVNETMPASNWLAY, from the coding sequence ATGAACAAATACAGAGGACGTTATATCTTCCTGGGCGCGATCACGGCGATTCTGTTCACCATTTTGATCGTACAGCTTGCCAACCTGCAGATCCGCAACGCAGACATCTACGCGGAAAAGGCGCAGGGCAAAAAGACGAAGACGATCACCAGCCGCGGCGATCGCGGCACCATCACGGACGCGAACTCCATGACGCTGGCGTACGATAAAAAGGTCTACAACGTTCAGTTCTACCGCGACCCGACCTGGAAACCGGGCAAGGACGCGGACGGAAACGACATCAGCGCCTATGGCCAATACACGCAGGCGATCATCGACACGATCGAAATCGTGGAGCGCTACGGCGGCACCATCGAATCCAGCTTTTCCCTCGTACTCGACGAAGCGACGGGGCTGTGGGACTTTGACTGGGGCGACGTCAAGGAATCGGTCAAGGAAAAGCGCGAAAGCATGTGGCGAAGCAATTTTTACATGACCAAGACGGGCAAGCAGGAGCTCTTTACGAAGCTCTGCGAGCGATATAAGATTCCGGAGAGCCTATCGCTGGAGCGGAAGATTCAAATTCTCGGCATCTGGGAAACGATGCAGATGAACGCGTTCCTCACCTCGCCGATCACCATTGCTTCGGACGTGAGCTGGGAAACGGTCATTGAAATCGAGACGCGCGCGCTCACGCTGGACGGCATCTCCGTCGGCGTGACCACCAAGCGCGTGTATCCGAACAATACGCTGGCCTGCCATGTGCTGGGGTACGTCGGCAAGATTCAAAATGCCGACACGTATAACAATACCCTGAAGGACAAGGGCTACAGCCTCAGCGACCTCATCGGCTTGGACGGCGTAGAAAAGACGATGGAGGACTGGCTGACCCCGAACACGACCGAGCGTCAGGGAAAGCGCATCGTGGAAATCGACCGTTACGGCACGGTCAGCCGCGAACTTTCCTCGTCCGAGCCGAAAAACGGCAATAACGTCAAGCTGACGATCGATTCGGGCCTGCAGCGCGTCGCGGAAACGGCGTTGGAGAGCACGATCAACGAGATTCGCGCGAAGCAGGAAGAGCAGATGCTCAATCCTTCCTGGCTGGAGGAAAACAAGAAGGACCTTCAGGGCACGGACCGCGACTTTGAGGCCAACCCGATCAAGCTTGCGGAAAAGGGCGCCGCGGTGGTCGTGGACATGCAAGGGCGCGTGCTCGCGCTGGCGAGCTACCCGCCCTACGATCCGAACGCCTTCATCGTCGGCGGCGAGGCGGCGGCGGACATCCTGCTGGACACGCGGAACCCTCTGCTGAACTATGCCATCGGCTCGCGCGACACGCCAGGCTCCATCTTCAAGATGGTTACCGGCACAGCAGCGCTCGCGACGGGGCTGCTGGGGCCGTACGAACAGATCAGCGACGACGGATACTATACAAAGTACGATAAGACCAACCCGCCAAAGTGCTGGATCAACATCAACCAGAAGTGGCAGCACGCAAATCAGACGATAAAGGAAGGCCTGAACCACTCGTGCAACTACTTCTTTTACGAGCTGGCTTCCCGTCTCTATGAGGCGGGCAACAACGACCTGTACAAGTACGCCGCGCTTTACGGCCTGACGACGCTGACGGGCATCGATCTGCCCGGCGAGCTTCGCAGTTACGTCGGCAGCCAAGCTACGCTGTACGACCCGCAGAAGGCCATCAACGCCTCCGAGCAGGCGACGTGGAGGCCGTATCTGGTTTCCAATCAGATCAAGAACCACCTGAAAAGCATCGGCAAGGAACGCGGCATGACGTTCGACGAGGCGAAGCTGGACACGGCGGTCAAGAGCCTGATGGACATGGCAGTCGCGACCAACCAAACGGACTGGGTGCGCAACATCCGTACCATCCTGATGGAAGAGCTGGATATGTCGCAAAGCCTTGTCTATCTACAGGCGGTCGTCGGAGACATCTACCTGGCGCTGAACGAGATCAAATGGGGCGGCAGCGAGGCGATCATGGTCGGCGTCGGCCAGTCGATCACCTCGGTCACCCCGGTCGCGCTCGCGCGTTACGTAGCGGCCGTGGCCAACAACGGCACGGTATACGACCTGTCCCTGATCGATTCGATCACTTCGCCGGAGGGCGAAGTGATCAGCCGGGGTCAGCCCGTCGTCGCGGCGGAGCTGACGGAAGCCAAGCCCTATCTGACGCTGCTGCGCCAGGGCATGAAGGGCGTGGTCGACGACGGCGGTACCGCAGCGAAATACTTCAAAAATTTCAAGTATGAAAGCGATATAGCCGTCAAGACCGGTACGGCTGAAAAGACGAAGATCGACCTGGAAAACAACGCGTGGATGGTGGGCTTCGCGCCCTACGAAAATCCGGAAATCGCCGTGGTCGTCTACGTCCCGAACGGATACGGCGGAGCGCGCGTATCCCCGGCCATGAAGAGCATCATCGAGTACTACATGGACCAGCGGACGATTACCGTGAACGAGACGATGCCGGCCTCGAACTGGCTGGCTTATTAA
- a CDS encoding Maf family protein → MSGESRIILASQSPRRRELLAAMGISFTIDVPDIVERDAATPAETVCGLALQKAQAVALRHPGEQALILAADTVVYCGQILGKPKDREDARRMLSLLSGRWHEVYTGVCAMDAASGLQEVRAECTRVHFVPLSEPEIGRYVDTGEPIDKAGAYAIQGRAGMFIDRVEGSASNVIGLPMATVRELLTRLGVTL, encoded by the coding sequence TTGTCAGGCGAAAGCCGGATCATCCTCGCTTCCCAATCCCCGCGGCGCAGAGAGCTGCTCGCTGCGATGGGAATTTCGTTTACGATAGACGTGCCGGACATCGTGGAGCGCGACGCGGCCACCCCGGCTGAAACCGTGTGCGGACTGGCGCTTCAAAAGGCGCAGGCTGTTGCACTGCGCCATCCGGGTGAACAGGCGCTCATCCTCGCGGCCGACACGGTCGTATACTGCGGGCAAATTCTCGGAAAGCCGAAGGATCGAGAGGATGCCCGGCGCATGCTTTCGCTGCTTTCCGGCCGCTGGCATGAGGTGTACACGGGCGTTTGCGCGATGGATGCTGCAAGCGGTTTACAGGAGGTGCGCGCAGAGTGCACGCGCGTGCATTTCGTTCCCCTGTCGGAGCCGGAGATTGGCCGCTACGTCGACACGGGTGAACCGATAGATAAGGCGGGCGCTTACGCCATTCAGGGACGTGCGGGCATGTTCATCGACCGTGTCGAGGGTTCGGCCTCGAACGTCATCGGGCTGCCGATGGCGACGGTTCGCGAACTGCTCACGCGCCTTGGCGTCACGCTTTGA